The nucleotide window CCAATTTTTAAAACCCTCACAGTCCTTCTTGAAATGACCTATTTTCTTGCAGAAGAAACATTTCATTGGACCATTTGTTTTGACAAACTTGTTTTGTACAGATCAGTCTTCACAACAAAATTTGATGAACTAGGCTTAAGTTCTTGTTGCCAAAGGTTTTCTTATTCTTTGGCTTGCAATGTGGTTAATGCTCACTGCTTTTCCCTTTTTGctcatttcatcttcttcctgcAAACAAATGGAAATCAATTCATTAagactccatttttcttttgtgtgttaTAGAGGCTCTTCAGGTGACTATATTGATCTGGGAAAGAATTCAGTAGCATCTGCACCAGAAAAGGATCATcaatgttcatgttcaggctcTTCAGTTTTGCAGCAATATCAATCCCTTTCATAATATACTCCCTTATGCTTCCTTGTCCAGTAAATTTCATCCCAGTCAGTGCATTCATCAGTTTGCTAACCTCAGCCTTGTCAGAAACCTTGTATTTCTCAGCAATTGAATTGAAGTACACTTTGGCAAATTCAGAATCTGGCATACCTCCTTTGACAGCATCAGTCATGCTCTTTTTCATACAAATCAGTGCCATCCTGTTGTGTTTGTGCCATAGCAGGTACCTATCCTGGCCTCCTTTGAAGATGTTGCTGTTAGTTCAGTAGGTGGATCTTCTCTAAGCACATGATCAAGTCCATATTCCTAGGTTGGTTCTATGTCTCCTTCCACTTTTTGAAATTCAGTCCATTGAGCAATTCAACTTGATTGATGCTCATTGGAAAATGCATTGCTGAATTGTTCAGTTTCAAATCAGTCACTCATTGTGTCTATATTCACACATATATATGTTCTAGTTTAACCATATACCAGAGATATATATACGCTAATCCAAATGTTATATTCACATGGAATAAACATTTAAATGAATTTATATGTACAGATAAGTAAACATATATCATTTCAAGATGTTGATATCATTTGTGATACATTATCTCCAAGGATACATGAATGTTTATTACCACACATATTTATGTATTAAACCTGAAAGTCTCATTTAGATTCTAACTGCTTTGGAAGTTAGATACAGTATTGAACTTTCAGATTTATCTTAATGGTTTCTTTCTTGAATGTAGATCTGTATACATATTTCAACTATTTTGATAGTATTGAACATTATGCAGACCACATTTCTAAAGAAATTACTTGATCTATTGCATAAATCAGCATATTCATGGCTACTGTGGCAGCATTATGGACGTACATGAAATATGCAGTAGTCTTTCTATTTGGTAACATTATATATTATAAATGTGCATTGTGATCATCGATGTTATAAATGTAGCAGTTATATGAATCGAAAATAGTCCTAAACAAGTTACTATCCAAATAACATCTTTATCTGTATTATGTTTCATGCAGATTTCAATGAATCAATCTTCATTTTCTAGTCCCAGAAAACATATCTCAGTATGAAATGGTATACATCAATTAAATTTGAGCATAGttgctctgatgccaattgtaAGATTACAACTATAATTAAACATGAAAACTCAATAAACTAGCACAGGTTTAGATAAATGTAAATAAACAGATACGAATGATAACTGACTTGGTTGATTGTTGTTGCAATCCATTCGATCTTCTCTAGATGCACACTGTATTTCTGCTTTTGCTTGATGGGACAAACCAGATGAgaatgacaggacccgacccaagtTTCGCCCCGAAACTCAGATACGAGCCTGTGGGCCACTTCAGGTGAATTTTGCCGAAAAAtaggcagaacctcccctaaaatagGCAAGCCAAATATTCACAAAACCTGGACAAGTTTATAATAAACTCCTATTCACATGCACATCCATATTTACATTCCACATGTAAAAGTTACATTCAGAAAGTACGAATTCCACCTTCACTTCAATACGATAATAGATTCTCAAGCATTAACATTCTCCAAAATAAAAGGTTGTCGAGCAGTGCTacataactaagccgatatcctACAAGGTAGTTAAGTATTAACCTACAgtcaaaaacggaagcgctggtTCCTATGCCTCAAGttcctggacgcgatctcggcaaATTGAAATTCGGGCATTtgaaaaacgaagggcccaagggaaaacatttaaaatccgttagagtgagtggacaaaactgaaataAGTTATGAAACGATTAattgaatgcttccccatttctcttgttAACAAACCAACATGCAGCGAGATTCCATAAtattccaactcaatccttttcaagaaaactcatttgatgattagaaaggactgctatctaatcatctcatgccatctggagggaCTGCTACCCAGATGACGTATCAGAAGGGTTGCCAAccagaataggaggcggtgggtagaagggactgccaactagccacagggagttagaagggactgccaactaactacctcatgtcatctggaagggactgccaacagatgacgcatcggaagggactgccaaccgggatgtagtctggaaggggctgccaaccagactattacctagaagggacatCCAACTAGGTAATATACGCATGCGCTAAAGATAGCCTCCTTGCcaacttttttctttaatcCATTTCTTTCATGATatcacattttctcaaataatatccttaaaaacttaataccatgctgcatgcattgtttaaataaaataacaatCCACTCACAGGTGAGTCTCGCAGTTATTCCCGTTGCCTGCCCGTGTCCTCCTCACTCGAGGGTTCAGTATGTCCTATAGTAAATGGGcatgatataattaaccataatgaGGAAACAATCTAAAATCAAAACTCATTCCTTCTGGAATTACTCAtaaattctaaaaaaaataaaaagaatcccACTCCTCAATTTGGAATTTATATTCTTGAATACAGAATTTCCTTACAAATCACGCCCTCGCTTAATCTTTAACCTTCACAAGGATCGTTTCGATAATATAATCAACTCCACTTCAATCCTTAATCATAATTAACCACAAAATATACATAATTTCCTTTTCCAAATCtccacattctttcttaatCTTCCTTTCAATTCACAATCTCAACTCCAATCCCTCAACAAAGTAAGACAATTCCGCATATCATTAATAGCAATTAATCAAGAGATTTAACTCATACAATTTATAACCCATAATAATCAAAACAACTTAACAAACATCAAATTTCCAAGAAATCTCAAACCAAACAACCTCAAGCCTAAAACATAACTCAGAAATTAAATTAAGGGTTTTGGAGGTGCTCGCTCAGCctcctcaccaccaccaccaccacagcaGCACGTGGCTTCACGCGCCACCACATCAACCACCAAATTCGGCCAACTAAACAAGTTCAAAACATCACCACAACACACCCATCAACttctatacctgcaacaacaaaCAATCCAcacggtttggccggaaaatcaACCTGAAACCAAGCAAACCGACGAGCTACTGTTCATCACCACTGTTCATCATCAATCCCACTTCCTCTGGCCAAATCAAGCTGAGATGAAAGAGGATGAAGAGAGGAAGCTTCGATGGCCGGCGACGAGTCCAACAAGGTCTGGCTGCGGTGATTTCGCCAGAATTTGGGTCCGGTCCgaggagaagagaaaagaaaaggggagGGCTGGAGGTCGGGCTCTGTCCCGatttttcactctctctctctcctcttattTACCCACTTTACTCTTTTAGAAAccagtaaataaataaataaaaatgaatagtAACTTCAATCATTAAATCACAACTTCCCCGTAACAACTCCAATCTagacaaactacgtgtccacgaactcgattctTCGTAACCTACGTATGACATTCACAAGGAGATTCCTAATTTACCGggctaaagaaaaagtcactcttCGGTCAAtaacggtaaaaagtaactagtaaaAACTTTAAGGTACGGGGTATTACAGAGAATGAGTTTTTGTGTTGTAGCAGGGATCAAAAACGAAATCTTCACATACATAAGCTGTTGTGACAGTAGCAGTTACATgacagttccttccatcaaggaatTGTCAAAGTAACTGTTTGTCTTAATCAGATTTGTCCAAATGATCATAccatttgaattttgaattcaaaacagatATACTTACACATTATCTTAATTCGGTTACTAAAttaagtctatatatatatatatatgtatgtaagtGACTGCAGTTGTACTTTATAATCAAAATAATTTGTTTACATTAAGCTACCGTATATACAATATATAATATCTAGTTCATTCTGCTCATATGCAGTGTGATCAATCTTACACttctctcccaaaaaaaaaaaaaaaaagcagagcAATTTATAGTGATGCATATGTGATAGTCCATTCGACTCTGACTGACTCTGACATATGCCCAATATCCACACATGATATATATCAAGGCTGCATATCAGATTGTTCAAGATTCTCCTACGGACTCAGTTGCTCTATGTTGAAATGAAAAAATACATACCCAATTACATTAAGTTTCGTCAttgaaagaaaataagagtGCTTTAATTTATGTAATATTAAAAGCCTTTTATCTCAAGAAAATAGCGGGCGAGTTTGACAGCTAGTGAAGctttaaacaaaagaaacaattaagCTGCTGACTTCTAGCTTGTTTCAAAGTCTAGACAAGCAATTGAAAAAGAAGTTGCAGTCTTCACGTCAAAAGAAAAGGAGATAAAATGTCCAACTAGTTCACTTCAAGTTGAACTCTAAAACCCTCTGTGTTGTATACAAGCCAAACTCATCTCGGGTGCAGTATAAAAACACtacatgaaaagaagaaaaggagggaGGACAACGGAGCACAGCAGCGTGGAAAAAATACAAGAAGGAGAAAGCAGCAAGCAGCTTGGAAGACAAAAGGTTCAGACCTCATTCCATTGCTCTCCACCACCTTCTCTTTTCTGTTGCAGCCCTCCTCACAACGGCACCTTCGGGTGTCAATGATGTCAAAGCCAACATGCGAGTAGCGTCCCGATGAACCATGCCGGAGCAGCGCCTCCGATGACCATGCCGGGCAACGTCCCGATgaaccatgccgggcagcgaCCCGATGAACTCATGCcaggcagcgtcccgatgaactcATGCcaggcagcgtcccgatgaactcatgtcgggcagcgtcccgatgaactcATGcagggcagcgtcccgatgaactcatgccgggcagcgtcccgatgaataTACCGGAGCAGCGTCTCCGATGTTCTATAAACAGAACAGTCCTCCTATCACCATGTCAAATTAAAAGGGACCTGCCTTTAAAGCACCAactcaaataacacaaaaaaTATGAACAAAGTCTAAGTAGACAGAGACTCACCTTCAAATTGAAGCTCTAGAGTCCTGACTGCAGCTGCTGTCCTCGCCTGGTACCTGCACAAAAGGGTTTGTCAAATTTAAAACCCTTAAAGTTGCAGCAATGGGAGTTGACAAAGCACAAAGAAATTGTTTTCGGTGCAAAGAAACTAAGAGAAAACGACAGAAGGTTCACCGTCGAATCAATTTCTGGAACTCTGAAATTTGTGACACCACAGCTCCTGTACTTGATTTGTACctacataaaaaataataaagaggTTTTGTTAATTTAACGAAAGCCTTGAAATTGCAGCAGTTGGTAATACAAATGGAAGGCAAAGTCTTCATGTTCACAATGAACCAAGGGCATTCTATTTGACCAAAGTAcgaagcaaaaaataaaaagcaaacaaaaagGGAGCAAGAATGATATGCTGGTGGCATTTGCAGAAGAGAGTTCCATCAAATTGCACAAGTACAACGAGAATGACAAAAGCAAAATGACCAGCCTGCGTTCTCGGGTACGATATGTCGAGGTGCAAACAATTGTAAACAGAAGAAACAAAGTAGAAGCCGTGAGGTGGAATAGCAAGACAAAGTTCAAAACTTGATTATGGTGAATTGCTACAGCGTCAAGACCATTTGTCCTTGggtaaaaatcaaattcaactaCTCAAAGGCTGTAGCAAGTTTTAAGCCAATATTGCTGCAAGAATTCGAAGCGGTGCAGATATGAAAAAAAGCTAAAGAACAAAAGTCTTTGGTGGTGATCAATGTCAACAAAGCAATTCCAAGAACTCACAAATGCACAaagcaatataaaaaaaatgaaagttcTGGCAATGTTGTAGGCCATGTGAGAAGGTTTAATTAAGCTGAGAACTAAACAGAAGGCTTAATTAACAATTGCACAAGTTACAAGCTTGATGAGGTGTTGCCATaagaacaaatgaagaaaagtcTAGCATTGATTTTTATAATCAAGTTTAAAGAAAACTTGGCGGTGGTATTGCAGATAAGAGAGCTTAATTAAGCTATACATGAGACAAAAAGCTTAATTAAATAAGGCAACAAAGCTTTGTAATGGGTTTGTGAATACAAAGGTGAAGAAGCAAAAAGGGAAAACTATAATTGAATACTTACCCGGTACAAATCACCGTGAGCCTAGGCCAATTCTCTCATCGAAATCACTGCAAAATATCAAAGGAAGGATGTCAAGACCTGCGCTCTCGGATTACGAAGCCAGAAGCAAAAATAAGTGGGAATTTCTTACCCAATTTCTCTTCACGGAATAGGAGGATGAAGCTGATTGCAAGCTTTATGTTGGGGAACTCTTTTGTGTCGAAAACCCAGTTGCAATTCCATCTCCAAGTTGGCTTCCAACCTCGAATCCAATTTGCAGAAGTTTGTGTCCTACTGTGTTTCGGATCGGGCGGACTGAAGGTAGTGGAGAGTGAAGCCAAGCAGTCGTGAGAAAGGGAAAATAAAAGAGtgataaataaaaattatatagcAGTTGGGCCGCTGGGAAGCTTTGGGTTTCTGAGAAGTttatgggtgtccatagtaaaatTTGATGCCCAAATAGAAGTTTGGTGCACTTCCCCAAATTCTTTTTAAGAAAAATTGAGACTTGGAGTTCACTCGTTACATTGGGGGTCCATGTATTAAATTTGGGGCTGAGAAAGATTCATGGATCGAGGAACATGAGTCGCGAGGATACAAAAAGAAGCCCATGTCCAAATTTAGGTCCATTTGAAGAATTCGACAAAGCATGACGCTCCGGGTTTCCATTTCAAAATACCCGAGCTTTGGTTTCGTTAAAAATACCTCGGAACCTAAAAAATATCcctttggtacaaaaccaagaaaaatccCAAAAGCCACAAAGTgtatgaactacaatggtttgatccctacaaaagggtatgtaggcaatctagcgacccactagatgcaaccacaaattcaaatcgaatccctgactccaccagtcaaattcagccaatccgaatccctgactccaccagtcaaattcgtccaaacaccaaaaaataaaatcattcccaaattacCCAAAAGCAAATTCAAGGGCATTAAACCCTCACAGatatctcaaacacaaatcaaaaaataaatgggtcatctacccatttaaatcccaaatgctggaactacatgtggtttgatcccgcaagggtatgtaggcaatctggaatcaaataatctagatgcaaccgcatcctAAACACTTTTCCTATTCCAAAATCCAAGCCTTCCAATGGGTCGTTCACCTATTGGAACTCTTGACCtatgagtggcttgatcccttcccggtatgtaggcaacccattccaaaattcgggtgcagccgcaaaaacaaacaaacacacattggtttctttataaatggaatcaaagggtgttcccttgtaacaagggattgtaattaagagacacattctgtcttgaatgggtcgaacccgaaataattaaaactctattctgttaatgaatacgagtgaaattacgttTGGTGACATTTTACACTTTGTGCAATTTTTTGCCCAACACTCTATTAAAAGGATTCCTTTGCACTTTTTATTTGGATTTTTTCTTACTGTTATTGGGATGTAGATACTGAAAAGGTCGTGCATATCATATGTCCATTTGGGAGAAGTTTTCGATAAGTTGATATTCAGTCTGACAAATTCGAGTTGTAAGTAGCATGACCTTGGATTATTGAGTCGCAAGAAGAGTGCACTAAGCACATGATGGTGATTTTCTCATATGATTTATAGTTTTTGGCGGGTGCTAGaatgacaattaaatatgtgaCCTTTAGGTGGTACTTTCATTTTCTCATATGTCCTATCAGGAACTACAGATCTCTGATTGAGTCATGCTTTTAGATGTGGAATATGTTATCCCTTATTTTCTCACTTTTcaatatgcttttttttttttttcttttccctcccTGAATTTGGTAGGTCATCCATCTATCCAAAGATCCTAAGGTGAAGAAGTACCATGATGCCACGGACGTACCTCATTTTTCGTGAGCTTTATGACCAGCAGCTATCTCATCGTTCGCTGATGGCTCAAACCTTGATATAGGTTCTTGTGCCTCTTTGCATCAGCGGATTCTCTCACTCAATAGATTCATTTATGGGGCCAATATGCTTTCTATATCGGAAGAGAAAATGCCTGGTGCTGTGAAGTTATGTTGAAGAAAATACACATTTTTATATGTAGAGCCTCGACTTTTGCAGCTCTTTGATGGAAGTTTTTCAAAAGCCAAATTAATGTACAGGAAGCGCTAAAGAAAATTGAGAATTAGTACAGTTAATAGTTCGAGGTTCATCTGGTAAAAAATTGTGTTCTGCCTTAGTATTGATAATAATCTGCGTTAGTATTGATAATAAGCTTAAATTGGATTGTCTGCCGCATTCATGAAACgattttggggttaatttttctttttgtcctttCAGTGATGTCTACTTCAAAGTTCACATATTATGACACTTTTTCCCTTCTGAAAAGTTGGTCCATCTATGGAGAGTCGTCTTAATTAGTTTGGAGCAAATGAAAATGGGAGTCAATAGATCCTGACCACTTAATTTATCATTGAAAATTTCCACTGCTTATCTTGATTTTGTTGTGTTCAAGAGTCTTTAATCTCTTTTGGTGCATTTCCCTTAGTCAGCTTGATTGGACTGATTTCAAACAAGAAAATATATGGAAATCTGTTTGTGTTCTGTCACCGTGTGCCATAATCACGATCCATGAATCCAGCATGTGAATATGCATGAGACTCATTGAGCCATAACTTGTTCGGTGGTTGATATAACTTTAGTCCAAGTCGGAGCAACTTCCAAAAACCTCAGTCAGTACGGTCTCACTTTTAACGTGTCTTCTACTCTTAAATTTACCTGGGTTTCACCCTTTCTGCTGCTTCCATGGGTTCcattctcttcttatttttacatttttttttcggttCATCATaaaatcattattttttttttcacttctatATATTGGATGAGGTGAATATGAGGTTTTCCTTTCATTTGATACAAATGAATAAGATGAAGAAAATAATTTGGTGAGAAGTTGTGGCATAGATTAATTTTTGGTACTAAATTCCTGCCAAAATTTCTCACCGTTTCCTCTTGAGCTATATACCTATAATAAGTGAAAAGTATATAAAGATTAATTAGGCATTTTCCACTTACTCTAGTCCTACATATTGATTTTTGATGGTGATGGGAGTGGATGAAATTGAACGAGGATGATTATGTCCACACACGCAGTCAAGCAACCAAGAAATGGAGCCTTGTGTTTTCATATTACACACTTGTTCTCTTGAGGCAAGCAAATCTTGATCAGCCTTTACACTTTGCATGCACATTGCTACTCTCACCATGGGAAACCCACAGATACTCTTACTCGTACCATATGGACTAGTTGTGTTACTTCACTTCTCATGCTTCCTGAAGTTAACCTCATCTTCCACTTCCAACTTCACAGATCAAACTGCTCTTCTTGCCattcaatccaaactcacatTTGATCCTACTGAAACTGTCTTGGGTGGCAACTGGACCACCAACACAAGCTTCTGTGATTGGATTGGGGTCTCTTGCGGTAATCGAAGGCAAAGAGTCATCGCCTTGGACCTGTCATTTATGGGCCTCCAAGGCACAATTGCACCACACGTTGGCAACCTCTCCTTTCTGGTCTCATTGGATCTCCGAAATAACAGCTTCTCTGGGTTCCTGCCGAATGAAATCAGCCGTTTACATTGCTTGAAGGTACTCATGCTGTATGCCAACCAGTTGGAGGGAAACATCCCTCCAACTTTGTATCGCTGTGAAAAGCTTGAAATTATTAGCcttgcaataaacaagcttagCGGCCATATACCTGAAGAGTTGGCTTTCTTACCCAGACTTGAGCAACTATTTCTTGGTCACAATAATTTTTCTGGTGGAGTTCTGTTACGATCCCCAGGATCGTAACCATGAAACGACATCTCGTAAAGGAAAGAAATGAgagaaaactaaagaaaataagtAGATAGAAACTGATTTTTCATTGATATCACTCTTCAAGCAGACAATGGATATATATAGGCAGCTGATGGACAATTCCATCTACAATACTGAAACGGTGCGCAGCACCAAAATAAGTAAAACGGTGCGTTTAGAAAATAGATAGCAAGAGTCCCAGTAACACAAGAATTCTAACACCTGGGTTCCTAACAATCCAGCCCCCTTTAAACAAACTTGTCCTCAAGTTTCATATTCTGAATCAAATCTGGGAGCATGTGGAGCATCTTGAAAAAAATCAACCATGTGGAGCATCTTGACAAGAATGTTATACCAGCAACACTGAGACATGAAGAAATGATAGACAAACTCGAAGTAGAAGATGACAAATGTGATACCCCATTGATGAAATGAGACGTTGTCTTTATCAGCAAGTTGGTCCGTCTTTGTGGCCTCATGCACCCCAAGCTTGTCATTGGAGGTGCAGGATGGTGTCATCATACCCATTCTGACATTGGCAAAGGGGTTTTGAAGCAATGTGAGTAACCTTCTGCTGAT belongs to Rosa chinensis cultivar Old Blush chromosome 4, RchiOBHm-V2, whole genome shotgun sequence and includes:
- the LOC112198994 gene encoding LRR receptor-like serine/threonine-protein kinase EFR — encoded protein: MGNPQILLLVPYGLVVLLHFSCFLKLTSSSTSNFTDQTALLAIQSKLTFDPTETVLGGNWTTNTSFCDWIGVSCGNRRQRVIALDLSFMGLQGTIAPHVGNLSFLVSLDLRNNSFSGFLPNEISRLHCLKVLMLYANQLEGNIPPTLYRCEKLEIISLAINKLSGHIPEELAFLPRLEQLFLGHNNFSGGVLLRSPGS